Proteins from a single region of Weeksella virosa DSM 16922:
- a CDS encoding glycogen/starch synthase, producing the protein MQEKRILYVTTEMVPYFPENPMSSQALALPKLMQSDGADVRIFMPRFGVINERRHQLHEVIRLSGMNMIINDIDQPLIIKVASVPNERLQVYFIDNEEYFKRKEVYTSKNGEMAADNDERAIFFAKGVLETVKKLNWKPDVVHILGWMSGLLPLYLRKYYQDDPFFHDTKVVVSLFDNGFKGELNPDIVNKLAFDKVEGEVKEYLDTPTHLAWVQAALKYADAIVKGEEKIPIDVEEFIKSKDLPLLDFQAGELAKEVYKNFYIEEVINAN; encoded by the coding sequence ATGCAAGAAAAGAGAATTTTGTATGTCACTACTGAGATGGTTCCATACTTTCCTGAAAATCCAATGTCTTCACAAGCTTTAGCTTTACCGAAATTAATGCAGAGTGATGGGGCAGATGTTCGTATTTTTATGCCTCGTTTTGGGGTGATTAATGAGCGTAGACATCAGCTTCATGAAGTGATTCGATTATCGGGGATGAATATGATTATCAATGATATCGATCAGCCATTGATCATAAAAGTTGCATCTGTACCGAATGAACGTTTGCAAGTTTATTTTATTGATAATGAAGAGTATTTCAAACGCAAAGAAGTGTACACGTCGAAAAACGGTGAAATGGCAGCAGATAATGATGAGCGAGCAATCTTCTTTGCAAAAGGGGTTTTAGAAACCGTGAAAAAATTAAACTGGAAGCCAGATGTGGTACACATTTTGGGGTGGATGTCGGGCTTGTTGCCGTTGTATTTAAGAAAATACTATCAGGATGATCCTTTTTTTCATGACACAAAAGTAGTTGTTTCTTTGTTTGATAATGGGTTTAAAGGAGAATTGAATCCAGACATCGTTAACAAATTAGCATTTGATAAAGTCGAAGGGGAGGTGAAAGAGTATTTAGACACACCAACTCATTTGGCTTGGGTGCAAGCAGCACTAAAGTATGCAGATGCGATTGTGAAGGGAGAAGAAAAAATTCCTATAGATGTTGAAGAGTTTATCAAGAGTAAAGATTTACCTTTGTTAGACTTCCAAGCAGGAGAATTGGCAAAAGAAGTTTATAAGAATTTTTATATAGAAGAAGTAATCAACGCAAACTAA
- a CDS encoding lipid-A-disaccharide synthase N-terminal domain-containing protein, translating into MSTPNWFIYMIGFVAQILFSSRLILQWLISEKNKKVLTPKLFWEFSLAASILLFIYGYLRHDFAIMLGQTLTYYIYIRNIQLQNHWKSFPKIIRISLLIFPVILVVVGFNNGIIDVDNLFRNEKIPLWLLTLGILSQVMFTFRFVYQWLYSEYQKNSSLPIGFWVISLIGSFFILTYAIIRKDPVLFIGHFMGFIIYFRNIILIWKTQKDD; encoded by the coding sequence ATGTCGACACCTAATTGGTTTATTTACATGATAGGATTTGTGGCGCAAATCTTGTTTTCTAGTCGCCTCATTCTACAATGGTTAATCTCTGAAAAAAACAAAAAAGTCCTAACCCCAAAACTCTTTTGGGAATTTAGTTTAGCAGCATCGATTTTGCTTTTTATCTATGGATATCTGCGTCATGATTTTGCTATTATGCTAGGACAAACGTTAACATATTATATATATATCCGCAATATTCAACTCCAGAATCATTGGAAATCTTTCCCAAAAATAATTCGAATAAGTTTACTGATATTCCCTGTTATTTTGGTTGTGGTAGGATTCAATAACGGAATTATCGATGTGGATAATCTTTTTAGAAACGAAAAAATACCGCTCTGGTTACTCACCTTAGGAATCCTTTCTCAGGTCATGTTTACCTTTCGGTTTGTGTATCAGTGGCTGTATTCTGAATATCAAAAAAACTCTAGTTTACCAATCGGATTCTGGGTTATTAGCCTCATCGGAAGCTTTTTTATCCTAACCTATGCCATCATCCGAAAAGATCCTGTCTTATTTATTGGCCATTTTATGGGATTTATTATCTATTTTAGGAACATAATTTTGATTTGGAAAACCCAAAAAGATGACTAA
- the panD gene encoding aspartate 1-decarboxylase: protein MMIEIFQSKIHRATVTDAKLNYIGSITIDEDLLDASKILVGQKVQIVVQENGERFETYVIKGKRGSGEICLNGPAARRVQVGDTIIIIAYAMMDYDKAKTFQPTIIFPNEQNRLD, encoded by the coding sequence ATGATGATAGAAATTTTTCAATCGAAAATACACCGCGCAACTGTTACTGACGCAAAATTAAATTACATCGGCAGCATTACGATCGATGAAGATTTGCTGGATGCTTCGAAAATTTTGGTCGGACAAAAAGTACAAATTGTCGTACAAGAAAATGGCGAAAGATTCGAAACCTATGTAATAAAAGGAAAACGCGGAAGCGGTGAAATTTGCCTCAACGGCCCCGCAGCAAGACGTGTACAAGTGGGCGATACCATAATAATTATTGCCTATGCTATGATGGATTATGACAAGGCAAAAACTTTCCAGCCGACGATCATTTTCCCGAACGAACAAAATCGATTAGATTAG
- the serS gene encoding serine--tRNA ligase, translating to MLVVSYIQENKEEVIEGLKKRNFKELYLIDEVLSLDELRRKTQFELDTILAESNKLSKEIGNLFKSGQTEDANKLKEQTTELKSSSKELQDLLSEYEASIQNILYQIPNVPNELVKAGKDENDNEIVFSSGDASPKKGYLPHWEVAKKYDLIDFELGVKITGAGFPVYKGKGARLQRALIQYFLDKNTAADYQEIIPPFVVNEASGYGTGQLPDKEGQMYYVKEDDLYLIPTSEVPVTNIYRDVILRDEELPLKHTAYSPCFRREAGSYGKDVRGLNRLHQFEKVEIVRIEKPENSMAALDEMVEHVKGLLEELDLPYRILRLCAGDTGFASSITYDFEVFSQAQEKWLEVSSVSNFRDFQANRLKLRYKAGNASQLLHTLNGSALALPRILASILENYQQEDGSIRIPKVLVPYTGFSEIK from the coding sequence ATGCTTGTAGTTTCTTACATTCAAGAAAATAAGGAAGAAGTTATTGAAGGACTTAAGAAAAGAAATTTCAAAGAACTTTATTTGATCGACGAAGTGTTGAGTTTGGATGAATTACGTCGTAAAACACAATTCGAGTTAGACACAATTTTGGCAGAATCGAATAAACTTTCTAAAGAAATCGGGAACCTTTTCAAATCGGGACAGACAGAAGATGCCAATAAACTGAAAGAACAAACGACCGAACTAAAATCATCGTCCAAAGAACTACAAGATTTATTATCCGAATACGAAGCATCGATTCAGAATATTTTATATCAAATTCCTAATGTACCCAACGAATTGGTGAAAGCAGGAAAAGATGAAAATGATAATGAAATCGTTTTTTCTTCAGGAGATGCTTCTCCCAAGAAAGGATATTTACCGCATTGGGAAGTAGCCAAGAAATACGATTTGATTGATTTTGAATTGGGAGTGAAAATTACTGGTGCAGGTTTTCCTGTTTACAAAGGAAAAGGAGCTCGGTTGCAACGCGCTTTGATTCAATATTTTTTGGATAAAAACACCGCAGCTGATTACCAAGAAATCATCCCGCCATTTGTGGTGAATGAAGCTTCTGGTTACGGAACGGGACAATTACCCGACAAAGAAGGACAAATGTATTATGTAAAAGAAGATGATTTGTATTTGATACCGACTTCTGAAGTTCCTGTGACCAATATTTACCGCGATGTTATCTTGAGAGATGAAGAATTACCGTTGAAACATACAGCATATTCACCTTGTTTCCGTAGAGAGGCAGGAAGTTATGGGAAAGATGTACGTGGACTAAATCGTTTACATCAGTTCGAGAAGGTAGAAATTGTTCGCATAGAAAAACCAGAAAATTCGATGGCTGCCTTAGACGAAATGGTTGAGCATGTAAAAGGTTTATTGGAGGAGTTGGATTTGCCTTACCGTATTTTACGTTTATGTGCTGGCGATACAGGTTTTGCCTCATCGATTACCTACGACTTCGAGGTTTTTTCTCAGGCTCAAGAAAAATGGTTAGAAGTTAGTTCGGTATCAAACTTTAGAGATTTTCAGGCAAATCGTCTAAAATTGCGTTATAAGGCAGGAAATGCTTCTCAGCTGCTTCACACTCTAAACGGTTCTGCATTGGCATTGCCTCGGATTCTAGCTTCGATACTTGAGAACTATCAGCAAGAAGATGGAAGCATCAGAATTCCGAAAGTGTTGGTTCCTTATACTGGATTTTCAGAGATTAAATAA
- the panC gene encoding pantoate--beta-alanine ligase — translation MKIFRTQTEMSPVLQKTRENGETIGFVATMGALHQGHLALIQQAKKENEVVVVSIFVNPTQFNNPEDLAKYPRTEEKDIVLLSDSNCDFLYLPNVEDVYPEKEESKDYDFGLLDQVMEGKFRPGHFAGVATVVNKLLRAVQPTKAYFGEKDFQQVRIVQEMVRQEKLPVEIVTVPVQRAENGLALSSRNTRLTEENLQAAPFIYATLQKAKNLKEEGNSVHEVNSYVEKAFANSPFELEYFQIADEETLQPIDDFTSTKKIRAFVVAYAGDVRLIDNLSFS, via the coding sequence ATGAAAATTTTTCGTACCCAAACCGAAATGTCTCCTGTACTACAAAAAACAAGGGAGAATGGGGAAACCATAGGTTTCGTCGCTACAATGGGTGCCTTACACCAAGGCCACCTAGCGTTGATACAACAAGCAAAAAAAGAAAATGAAGTTGTTGTAGTGAGTATTTTTGTCAATCCGACTCAATTCAACAATCCTGAAGATTTAGCCAAATACCCACGAACAGAAGAGAAAGATATTGTTTTATTATCCGATAGTAATTGTGATTTTCTTTATTTGCCAAACGTCGAAGATGTTTATCCCGAAAAAGAAGAAAGCAAAGATTACGATTTTGGCTTACTCGATCAAGTAATGGAAGGAAAATTTCGTCCTGGCCATTTTGCTGGTGTAGCAACGGTTGTCAACAAACTTCTGCGTGCTGTACAACCCACAAAAGCCTATTTCGGTGAAAAAGATTTCCAGCAAGTACGTATTGTTCAGGAAATGGTAAGACAAGAAAAATTACCGGTAGAAATTGTTACTGTTCCAGTTCAAAGAGCTGAAAATGGTTTGGCCCTAAGTTCTAGAAACACACGACTTACGGAAGAAAATCTACAAGCAGCTCCTTTCATTTATGCAACCTTGCAAAAAGCAAAGAATTTAAAAGAAGAGGGAAATTCTGTACATGAAGTCAATTCGTATGTTGAAAAAGCTTTTGCCAATTCACCTTTCGAGCTAGAATATTTTCAGATAGCCGATGAAGAAACCCTTCAACCCATTGACGATTTTACGTCTACAAAGAAAATTCGCGCTTTTGTTGTTGCCTATGCAGGAGATGTCCGCTTAATTGACAACTTATCATTTTCTTAA
- a CDS encoding lysylphosphatidylglycerol synthase transmembrane domain-containing protein, producing MNAKIKQSIFLIFATALAGFFIYITAQKIDFDHVKVILKKTNYFWIFLSMFLSIVSYWIRAKRWNLLLNPIGLYPKTINNFWSIAFGYFMNLTIPRSGEVARATSLYKTENVPIDKTFGTIVLERVIDLVCLLTVIGLSFIFNYEILQKFLEFGNRESSEHPAEKSSSNLIYIAYAVLLGAIILGLFWRRLKRTKLFDKIKNFLFGILEGLKSISKLKKRREFIVWSILLWVCYFLMTYVVFFAFPDTQSLGLREGLFLLVAGSFGMILPVAGGLGYPYIMSIAFAAMYTINQSDAENGRQIGDYFGLILYLAQIISMISFGLIAMFFISKNKTS from the coding sequence ATGAATGCCAAAATAAAACAAAGTATCTTTCTTATTTTTGCGACTGCTTTGGCAGGATTTTTTATTTATATTACTGCTCAGAAAATCGATTTTGACCATGTGAAAGTCATCTTGAAAAAGACAAATTATTTTTGGATTTTCTTGTCGATGTTTCTCAGTATTGTTTCCTATTGGATCCGTGCCAAGCGCTGGAATCTTTTACTCAATCCGATTGGCTTGTACCCAAAAACGATTAATAATTTTTGGTCGATTGCCTTTGGATATTTTATGAATCTTACCATACCCAGAAGTGGAGAAGTCGCTCGCGCAACCTCCCTTTACAAAACAGAAAATGTACCCATCGATAAAACTTTTGGGACAATTGTTCTCGAGCGGGTAATCGATTTAGTCTGCTTACTTACGGTGATTGGTCTTTCGTTTATTTTTAATTATGAAATACTACAGAAGTTTTTAGAATTTGGCAACCGAGAAAGCAGTGAACACCCTGCCGAAAAATCATCTTCTAATCTTATCTATATCGCATATGCAGTGCTCTTGGGTGCGATTATCCTTGGACTATTTTGGAGGAGATTGAAACGAACAAAGCTTTTCGATAAGATAAAAAACTTTTTATTCGGCATCTTAGAAGGTCTAAAATCTATATCTAAACTGAAAAAAAGACGAGAATTTATCGTTTGGTCTATCCTTTTATGGGTCTGTTACTTCCTGATGACCTATGTTGTCTTTTTTGCTTTTCCCGACACACAATCCCTTGGTTTGCGCGAAGGTTTATTTCTTTTAGTCGCAGGTTCATTCGGGATGATTTTGCCTGTAGCAGGCGGTTTGGGCTATCCTTATATCATGTCGATTGCTTTTGCTGCGATGTACACAATCAACCAATCGGATGCAGAAAACGGTCGTCAAATTGGCGATTATTTTGGTCTAATTCTCTACTTAGCACAAATAATTTCAATGATTTCTTTTGGTTTAATAGCCATGTTTTTTATCAGTAAAAACAAAACCTCATAA
- a CDS encoding ArnT family glycosyltransferase, with protein MTKTNKEYIFLALITILMLFINLGLTPTNIMEARNFVTAREIIDSNNWIFTTLNGLPRYEKPPLPTWITAIFGKFFGFDNLYYLRIPVAIITVLLVFYFYHLVKRFTTHFHAYLASLILITSFYIFFAGRDNNWDMYTHSFVIIALFYLLLLYQKCYPIGYKFYLGAISSLSLAASILSKGPVSLYALYLPFLLAYFLVYKDNRKSKFLIALSITVTGTLIGFSWMWYVKTHDPLPFSKAAKTEISRWGSYNIRPFYYYWSFFTQSGIWTVVAFIALLYPYLKNKVSNPKAYQFAFLWTIFSLILLSIIPEKKTRYILPTLIPLAYNTSFYVLYLYKNFTTISNKERLAANFSFGIIGIIACLFVGIIPYLILQKSFSFYAIPLVLSGLFFGWTILNSLKSRNFMLVFYSTILLMTSVVAFAYPVFTSKLNNPKYTSRENFHEIEKQWNIKTYESDGFIPELILAYGEPIPVIKNLDEITLPKSDRFGVLLDVNDTIFMDSVLFGYHHQKITTLDFNRVHPNTPFYNPRLTRAYYLVEKK; from the coding sequence ATGACTAAAACCAACAAAGAATATATTTTTCTTGCACTCATCACCATACTGATGCTCTTTATCAATCTCGGTCTTACACCGACAAATATAATGGAAGCAAGAAATTTTGTAACGGCAAGAGAAATTATAGATAGCAATAACTGGATTTTTACGACGCTCAACGGATTGCCTCGTTACGAAAAACCCCCTTTACCCACTTGGATCACTGCTATTTTTGGTAAATTTTTTGGTTTTGATAATCTATATTATCTCCGTATTCCGGTTGCTATAATTACTGTTTTATTGGTTTTCTATTTTTATCATTTGGTAAAACGATTTACCACCCATTTCCATGCGTATTTGGCGAGTCTAATTCTCATTACTTCTTTCTATATTTTCTTTGCAGGACGTGATAATAATTGGGATATGTACACGCATAGTTTCGTGATTATCGCTTTGTTTTATCTACTTCTCCTCTATCAGAAATGTTACCCAATAGGGTATAAATTCTATTTAGGTGCAATCAGTTCGCTCTCATTAGCAGCCTCTATCCTCAGTAAAGGACCTGTCTCTTTGTATGCTTTATATTTACCTTTTTTACTAGCCTATTTCTTGGTCTACAAAGACAATCGGAAAAGCAAATTCCTGATAGCTTTATCGATTACGGTAACTGGTACATTGATCGGTTTTAGTTGGATGTGGTATGTAAAAACGCACGATCCCCTACCCTTTTCTAAAGCAGCAAAAACAGAAATTTCTCGTTGGGGAAGTTACAACATTCGTCCTTTTTATTATTATTGGAGCTTCTTTACACAATCGGGCATTTGGACCGTAGTTGCTTTTATTGCACTACTTTATCCGTACCTAAAAAACAAAGTAAGCAACCCAAAAGCCTATCAATTTGCCTTTCTTTGGACAATTTTTTCTTTAATTTTATTATCGATTATCCCCGAAAAGAAAACACGCTACATCTTACCAACACTGATCCCTCTAGCCTACAATACAAGTTTTTATGTTTTGTATTTGTATAAAAACTTTACAACAATTTCTAATAAAGAGCGTTTGGCTGCTAATTTTTCTTTCGGGATTATTGGGATAATTGCTTGTCTTTTTGTCGGGATTATTCCCTACCTCATTTTGCAAAAAAGTTTTTCTTTCTATGCAATTCCTTTGGTTTTGAGTGGTTTGTTCTTTGGATGGACGATTCTCAACAGCCTGAAATCGAGGAATTTTATGCTCGTTTTTTATTCTACAATTCTTTTGATGACTTCTGTAGTTGCGTTTGCTTATCCTGTTTTCACCTCGAAGTTGAATAATCCCAAGTATACCTCTCGTGAAAACTTCCATGAAATAGAAAAGCAATGGAACATCAAAACGTATGAATCTGATGGTTTTATTCCCGAATTGATTTTGGCCTATGGAGAGCCAATTCCGGTTATCAAAAATCTAGATGAAATTACTTTACCAAAAAGTGATCGTTTCGGTGTATTATTAGATGTAAACGATACGATATTTATGGATTCTGTTTTGTTTGGGTATCATCATCAGAAAATTACGACTCTAGATTTTAATCGTGTTCATCCGAACACTCCCTTTTATAATCCGAGACTGACTCGCGCTTATTATTTGGTCGAAAAAAAGTAA
- the glmS gene encoding glutamine--fructose-6-phosphate transaminase (isomerizing): MCGIVGYIGSRQAYPIIINGLKRLEYRGYDSAGLVLAKEDKFELVKTKGKVSDLEDKSTDIDHTPTVGIGHTRWATHGVPNDVNSHPHLSNNGRIVLVHNGIIENYDTLKQLLVEKGFTFYSETDTEVLVNFIQYLQDENKLNLTDAVRLALNQVIGAYAIAVLDKENTDEIVVGRLGSPLAIGIGKNEYFIASDASPFIEFTKDAVYLDDGEMATITRGKEVDIRKIENNTEVTPNIQELQLNIEQIEKGGYEHFMLKEIHEQPRSIYDTLRGRLLVDEGIIKMAGIWDHQEKFLNAKRIIIVACGTSYHAGLIAEYMIEDFARIPVEVEYASEFRYRNPIIKKNDVVIAISQSGETADTLAALKLAKEKGAFIFGINNVVGSSIARITDAGAYTHAGPEIGVASTKAFTAQLTVLAMIAIKLGKHKGELSNERFNLLIRELENIPNKVEQILENCEGVVEKIAEKYKDNKNVIYLGRGYNYPSALEGALKLKEISYIHAEGYPAAEMKHGPIALLDENMPVIVIATKKGYYEKVVSNIQEIKSRSAKVIAIVNEGDEQVVNMADDYVVIPETEEEFSPILTAIPLQLLSYWVAVKLGKNVDQPRNLAKSVTVE, from the coding sequence ATGTGCGGAATCGTAGGATATATTGGAAGCCGACAAGCATATCCCATTATTATCAATGGGCTAAAAAGACTAGAATACCGAGGGTATGATAGTGCAGGATTAGTTTTAGCAAAAGAGGATAAATTCGAGTTGGTGAAAACCAAGGGCAAAGTATCTGATTTGGAAGATAAAAGCACAGACATCGACCATACACCGACCGTTGGGATTGGGCATACAAGATGGGCAACACATGGGGTGCCAAATGATGTAAACTCGCATCCACACCTAAGTAACAATGGACGCATCGTTTTGGTACATAATGGTATTATCGAAAACTACGATACACTGAAACAATTATTGGTAGAAAAAGGATTTACTTTTTATAGTGAAACCGATACCGAAGTTTTAGTAAATTTCATTCAATACCTACAAGATGAAAATAAACTTAATCTTACCGATGCTGTACGCTTAGCACTCAACCAAGTAATTGGTGCTTATGCAATTGCTGTTTTGGATAAAGAAAATACAGACGAAATAGTAGTGGGGCGATTAGGTTCTCCATTAGCCATCGGAATTGGGAAAAATGAGTATTTTATAGCCTCTGATGCATCACCTTTTATCGAGTTTACCAAAGACGCCGTGTACTTAGATGACGGAGAAATGGCGACAATCACCAGAGGAAAAGAAGTTGATATCCGAAAAATAGAAAACAATACTGAAGTAACCCCCAACATTCAAGAACTACAATTGAATATCGAACAAATCGAAAAAGGAGGTTATGAACATTTCATGCTGAAAGAAATTCATGAGCAACCACGCTCTATTTACGATACGCTACGTGGACGTTTGTTGGTTGACGAAGGAATAATTAAGATGGCCGGAATTTGGGATCATCAAGAGAAATTCCTCAACGCCAAAAGAATCATTATTGTTGCATGCGGAACCTCTTACCATGCTGGTTTAATAGCAGAATACATGATTGAGGATTTTGCTCGTATTCCGGTAGAAGTGGAATATGCGTCAGAATTTCGATACAGAAATCCGATCATCAAGAAAAATGATGTAGTAATTGCAATTTCGCAATCGGGAGAGACAGCCGATACTTTAGCAGCACTAAAGTTAGCCAAAGAAAAAGGAGCTTTTATTTTCGGTATCAATAATGTAGTTGGGTCATCAATTGCACGCATTACCGATGCCGGTGCATATACCCATGCAGGACCAGAAATTGGAGTAGCTTCTACCAAAGCTTTCACTGCTCAGCTGACTGTATTGGCGATGATTGCCATCAAATTAGGTAAACATAAAGGAGAATTGTCTAATGAGCGCTTCAACTTATTGATTCGCGAATTAGAAAATATCCCAAACAAAGTAGAACAAATTCTAGAAAACTGTGAAGGGGTAGTAGAAAAAATTGCCGAAAAATACAAGGATAATAAAAATGTTATTTATCTAGGTCGTGGATACAATTATCCTTCTGCATTAGAAGGTGCATTAAAACTAAAAGAAATCTCGTATATCCATGCAGAAGGCTATCCTGCCGCAGAAATGAAGCACGGACCTATTGCTTTATTAGACGAGAATATGCCTGTAATTGTAATTGCAACCAAAAAAGGCTACTACGAGAAAGTGGTTTCTAATATTCAAGAAATAAAATCTAGAAGTGCCAAAGTTATCGCAATCGTAAACGAAGGCGATGAGCAAGTAGTCAATATGGCGGATGATTATGTGGTAATTCCAGAAACTGAAGAAGAATTCTCGCCAATTCTCACAGCTATTCCATTGCAATTATTATCGTATTGGGTAGCAGTGAAGTTAGGTAAAAATGTCGATCAACCAAGAAATTTGGCAAAATCGGTTACCGTAGAATAA
- a CDS encoding DUF4270 domain-containing protein, which translates to MKRILNVLTVLSALLVTSSLLVSCDNDPLTVGDELVGGGATGSKYELDLVAYNTTTDTILSNQKVLQNAILGVYNEPTFGQNKARFYTQVRLSGANPTFGQNPTVDSVVLRIPVYHKEKAAKQDTVKVTSGTDKDKIEKWWIKNTYELDSIYGHKDATMRLNVREMNTVLFYDSLYYSNPNLRNKDQIEVLPTVLGSTEITKTVVQNIVKEKDKSTTDFEEEVAYKVMLDKDFFQQKIINNRSTGNLSDNATFIRNVLRGLEISVENDNGFYFQFNPNQIQLKMYYSHDDTKVKEGEEPKRMQSSYDFGFRNRWTSLQSGPDFTVQLNQFSNQRSAELLSATQNPDRVNGASRLYLNGMDGTMINLHIKPEALEDFRNKAKGNNWIIVGAKVVMNVDNSYQDIASKPPYIFAWNHYQKEGKWIDEMYSDMTRQQSFVNSYPHNVHFNPMYNFKKNDGQYIIDITDHLKSMIERGEVFENQEMRIGMGNFLLEIGKSNIYSEKPHYNNRVSSPHRLVFHGNQSSDQEKKLKLLVYYTQK; encoded by the coding sequence ATGAAGAGAATCTTGAATGTGCTTACCGTTTTATCTGCACTATTGGTCACAAGCAGCCTGTTGGTTTCGTGTGATAACGACCCGTTAACTGTAGGAGATGAATTGGTAGGAGGAGGAGCAACTGGCTCGAAGTACGAATTGGATCTTGTTGCGTACAATACCACTACCGACACCATTCTTTCTAACCAAAAAGTATTACAAAACGCTATTCTTGGTGTGTACAACGAACCAACTTTTGGGCAAAATAAAGCCCGATTCTATACCCAAGTACGTCTATCGGGAGCAAATCCTACCTTTGGTCAAAATCCTACAGTAGATTCTGTTGTTCTTCGAATTCCGGTATATCATAAAGAGAAAGCAGCAAAGCAAGATACAGTAAAAGTAACGAGCGGAACAGATAAAGATAAAATAGAAAAATGGTGGATAAAAAACACGTATGAATTGGATTCGATTTACGGTCATAAAGATGCGACGATGCGTCTAAATGTTCGTGAAATGAATACAGTTCTTTTTTACGATTCTCTTTATTATTCTAACCCTAATTTGCGTAACAAGGATCAGATAGAGGTTTTGCCAACCGTTTTAGGATCAACAGAGATCACTAAAACTGTGGTGCAGAATATAGTAAAAGAAAAAGACAAATCAACAACCGATTTCGAAGAAGAAGTAGCGTACAAAGTTATGTTGGACAAAGACTTTTTCCAGCAAAAAATTATCAATAATCGAAGTACAGGAAACTTGAGCGATAATGCAACTTTCATTCGCAATGTGTTACGTGGATTAGAGATTTCGGTAGAAAATGATAATGGATTTTATTTTCAATTCAATCCAAACCAAATTCAGCTGAAGATGTATTATTCGCATGACGATACCAAAGTAAAAGAAGGCGAAGAACCTAAACGAATGCAGTCTAGTTATGATTTTGGTTTCCGTAATCGATGGACATCTTTACAATCAGGACCAGATTTCACGGTACAGTTAAATCAGTTTAGCAACCAAAGAAGTGCCGAATTACTATCAGCAACCCAAAATCCAGACAGAGTAAATGGAGCGTCGAGATTGTACCTCAATGGTATGGATGGTACGATGATAAATCTCCATATCAAACCAGAAGCATTAGAAGATTTTCGCAATAAAGCCAAAGGGAACAATTGGATTATTGTGGGGGCGAAAGTAGTTATGAATGTGGACAACTCTTATCAAGATATCGCCTCAAAGCCACCATATATTTTTGCATGGAATCATTACCAAAAAGAAGGAAAATGGATAGATGAAATGTATTCGGATATGACAAGACAACAATCCTTTGTCAATAGCTATCCGCACAATGTACATTTTAATCCAATGTACAACTTCAAGAAGAATGATGGCCAATATATTATAGACATAACAGATCATCTCAAATCGATGATCGAAAGAGGAGAAGTATTCGAGAACCAAGAAATGCGAATCGGTATGGGTAATTTCTTATTAGAGATAGGGAAATCCAACATCTATTCAGAGAAACCTCATTATAATAATAGAGTGTCTTCTCCACACCGTTTGGTGTTCCATGGGAATCAATCTTCCGATCAAGAAAAGAAACTTAAATTATTAGTATATTACACTCAAAAGTAA